CGGCCACGgcggcagcagtggcagcagcagcacgagcagcagcagcagcagcagcagcagcagcagcagcagcagcacgagcagcagcagcacgagcagcagcagcagcagcagcagcagcgtccTTCACCGGCTCCCTGAGAAGAGGGCCAACCCCTGCCTGAGCAGCAGCAATGAGCGCCCCGCGCCCGCCGCCAAAACCCGGAAACCGGCTGCCAAGAAAGTGGCCCCGCTGATGGCCAAGGCAATTCGAGACTACAAGAGGAGATTCTCCCGAAGATAAACTCAGGACTTGCCTTAGGGTTAAAATCTGGGGGGAGGAGGAACAATGCAAAGTCAATGCGGGTTGGGGAAAGAAACTTCCAGTGGACACCAGAACCTTTGGCTTGGTGCAAAGTTGAGCCTCTGCATTCTGCAGGTGTCAAGTGCTGGCCCTGTGATTTTGCCTCCCACACCCAGCCACTGCCTCCCTGCTTGGAGGCCACCTCAGAATTCAGAAGATGGGAACGCATTCGGGTCAACTCTACTTTGGCTGTTCACtgatcgttttttgttttttgttgttttgagacggagtctcgctctgtcgcccaggctggagtacagtggtgccgtctcagctcactgcaagctctgcctcccgggttcacgccattcccctgcctcagcctccccgtagctgggactacaggcgtgcaccaccacgccccgcgaagtttttgtattttttagtagagacggggtttcaccgtgtgagccaggatggtctcgatctcctgacctcgtgatccgcccgcctcggcctcccaaggtgctgggattacaggcgtgagccagcgcgcccggccactgatctttttctaattaaCGACCTAGTTGCAATCATAAACTAGGTACCACATGTGAGATTtccgtttttcctttcttttgaaatcaGCGAGTACATGAGGACTTCTTAGACACAAACTCTCAATCTGTTAGTTGGCACTGATAACTGCCACTCCATAAAATGTTTTGTGGTTgtcgttgctgttgttttgttttaaagaaacggCCGGGCATGATCCTGTAATCGTGAGCCAtcctcctttgggaggccgaggagggcagatggcttgagcccacagggtggagaccagcctgggccaaatggagaaaccccgtctccacaaatgATACcacaattagcctggcgtggtggcacggccCCTGTGGTcctctggtcccagcttcttaaaggactgaggtggcaggattgacTGAGCTGGGCGagcggaggttgccgtgacctttcctcattccactgcactccagcctgggtgacagaaccagagcACGTCTCAAAGAAAACcgctatttctttgaagaaaggaACTATCGGATTTCATGAATAAATGCTAATAACTGGTACGATGGCGAAGTCAAAATAGTTTCACTAAGCACCACATACAATCATTCCCAATCTTTTCACCCAGAGCCCCTACGAAAGGTTGGCGACACCTTAACCAGCTTATTGAGGTTCTGAATCAAGAAGTCTAAAGCTGCCAATCAGACTTTCTAATTACCATGAGATGACCAGGTTAACAACCTCGAGTTCACCTCATAGGAGCTTCTGCAAGCTTCGGGGAAGGTTTGCATTCCAACTCAGGGCATTTCTTGGCCTCACGCGGGCTGGTAATCACAGGTCCGCGTGCCAGATATGACACACgcgagcgcacacacacacacacacgcacacacgccccccccacacacacacacacagacccccttGCGTATATCTCATTCTTATGGGTGTACCAATAGTGAGgggcagagagaaagacacaaagaCCTAAGCCGCAAGGCAAAACCGAGCAAGGGCAGTCCAAGAGATCAAAGTCCTGTGCCCTGGGCTGTCAGCAGAATGGGTGCTGGGAAGCTAGCTTCTGGAAGCAGGCACCTGAGTGGATGCAGGTGCAAGTGAGAAGAGGCCTTCAAGCCTGAAGGACACGTATGGAGACAGGACAGGGAGCCACAGAGACACTGCCcttaaggaagacagaaaagcattCGTTCCGGGGAAGGGGACATGATCCAATCAGCGACGGTGTAAAACTCAGACAAGTCCGGGCacggtgacccacgcctgtaatcccatcgctttgggaggtcggggccagcgggtcacctgaggtcaggagttggagaccagcctgaccaatatgaggaaatcccgtctctactaaaaataccaaacgcGCTCAGGCTTGccggcgagcgcctgtaatcccagctactcaggaggctgagacaggagaatcacttgaacccgggaggcggagtctgcagtgagcccagatcccaccattgcactccagcctggacaacaaaagcaaaactccgtctcaaaattaaaaacaaaaactcggAAAAGCTCCCCCAGCAAGGGCCGGAGACAATGCCAGTCTCTATTTCTCGACAGCAATTCAAGAGAGAATCTCAGGCGGCCTGCAAACCTCACAAGACAGCAGAACATCCTCCCCAAGGCGGAGAAGCCACATGCTCTTTCTGGAGGTGGAGTAGCCACCGATcaccctgcagcccctccccactcccaccgaGAAACCCCAGTCCCTCGCAATCAAATCCACTGGCAACAACCTTTCTTCCTGGAAAACGTTTCCCCTGCCAAGATGGAAAACAAACATGATACAAGCAAATACAACTCAAAACACAAGGAAACAATTGGAGCAAGTTCTAGCCCCTCGTAGCTCCTCGATGCCCCCACAATCACGCTACTGCTGAAAACAGCGGCCGCACCCACTAAACTCATTCATGACTGGAGACCGTGACAAACCGTAGCAGATCACTGCTCCCACCGCGACACTCGCTCtcaaaaagacacaaaggaaaCAAACCCCACACAAACTATAAACCTACCCCAAACAGAATTCAGAATCCACCGAAGGATCCTGCTGGTATATTACTACACTGACCCAGGGTAGTTCAATTCCCTTCCGACCTATTTACAAACTAATCCTCATTCTGGGAGCTCTGGAAGCGTTGCCAGTATTGCGCTGGGGTCCTCTTCGTGAGGGAGCTGGAAGACTGGAAACACGGCAAGcacatttccctctttctctacatACCACGGAggggtaacacacacacacacacacacacacacacacacacacacactctcacacacacacagagagagagagagagacagaaaagtcatgtgagaatttaaaaagtaagccaAACCGCCATggacagcagaaacaatagctgACATCATAGACATTTCAAATGGTTCTGTTTGCCTCATTCTGACTGAAAGATTAGAGTGGAATTCGGCTGCCCAAACCGTGGCACCAACATCACCTGCAGGCCAGAGCAAGCCTTTCTGAGGAGATTTTAAACAGCCGGTGGGAGCAAGATCCTGAAGCGTTTCTTCCAAGACTGCTAACAGGAGATGAAACGTGGCTCTGCCGGCAGGATCCTGAAGACCAAGCACGAGGCcgtggctaccaagaggtggcaGCGCTCCATTCAAAGCCACAGAGGAGCAGTCAAGAGCAGAGGTCATGGCCACCGTTTGGGGGGGATGCCAGAGGGATTCGGCtggttgactttctggagggccaaaccGTGATCACATCTGCTCACTAGGAGAGCGCTTTCAGAAAGTCGGCCGCCAAAGCTGGAGCGAGAACAGTCCTCACCAGAGAGTTCTTCTCCACCACGACAATGTTCCTGCTCATGCCTTTCACCCAACAAGGGCAGCTGGGCAAGACTTGCCGCGGGAAATCACGAGGCGtccaccttacagtcctgatttggcgcctgctgacttctttttgtttcctagacttagaaaatctgtaaaaagcgcccagttttcttcagttaacgatggaaaaaagatttcatggAAATCGTCACATTCCCAGGACCCTGGGGGTTTTAGAGGGATGGGCTAGAGGGCGGGGAAAAGACACTGCTTCCAAAAGCGCATTGAACTTGATGGAGCCGATGTTGAGAAGTAAAATacacctttttcatttttctctcttaatcCCACTTTTCTACGAATGTTGGCAAGTCCCCTCACGCCACGTCAATCCTAGGTAAAGGGTTGTTATCCTCTGTGGGTTCTTCTTTCTACCATTTTGTCTTGCGGTGTTGTCATTTTCGGTTTTACTCCCAAGAAGATTCAGTCATGTGTCTTTTGGAATCCACAGACGTGGAACCTGCGAACACGGAGGGCCAACGGTAGAACTCAGTGGGGTGTGTCCAGGCTGAAATTAACCTAAACAACTTGTGGGGCACAGCAGGCCACCTGACGTGGACCGTCCTGATTGGCCGCATTTTGCTGACGCAATGATTACGTATCGGGGCGGGGTAGCCCAGGGGCCAAGGGCGGTCAGGGCTTCAGCCCTGGGTGGGCCTGGGGCTGGCTATATAAGGCCGGGCTCTGGCACGGGAGCTCCACTCGGCCTTGGACGGCGCACCGCAGAGGTCACTCCAGGCTGTGGCTCCACATCCCGAGGACCAGAAGCGGGCCTGCTCAGCTGTCTGCAAGGACCGGCGCTCCAGACCAAGTGGCCGGCTGCACCGAGGACTGAGCTTGCTCCAGGTTGCCGTGACTCCACGCCCGAGGCCTGCGGTCTGCGAGGACCAGCGCCCCAGAACCAGTGGCCCGCTGCTCCGAGGACCGAGCTCCCTCCAGGCTGCGACTCCACATCCCGAACCGGGCAGCGAGGACCCGCGACCCCAGACTTCGTGTCCTGCCGCCCCCAGGACAGAGCCGCGACCGCCGGGACAGCCAGGCCTGCACAGCTCTGCTGAGATGGCGGCAGGCTCCACTACGCTGCACGCAGTGGAGAAGCTGCAGGTGCGGCTGGCCACTAAGACGGACCCGAAAAAGCTagagaaatatttgcagaaaCTCTCCGCCTTGCCCATGACGGCAGACATCCTGGCGGAGACTGGAATCAGAAAGACGGTGAAGCGCCTGCGGAAGCACCAGCACGTGGGCGACTTTGCCAGAGACTTAGCGGCCCGGTGGAAGAAGCTGGTGCTTGTGGACCCAAACACCGGGCCTGATGCACAGGACCCCGAGGAGAGCGCTTCCCGAAAGCGCTATGGGGAGGCTCTTCAGGACCAGGAAAAGGCCTGGGGCTTCCCAGAGAACGGGACGGTCCCCAGGAGCCCACCTGACAGTCCTGAGCACAGACGGACAGCACACAGAACACCTCCGGGGCTCCGGAGACCTCACCGAAGGTCTCCCAGTCGCGAGCACAGAGCCCAGAGAAAGCGCCCCAGAAGGGCCCCAGCTGATTCAGGCCCCCATCGGGCCCCTCCATTGCACACCGCTCCCCTCCCGACGCCCGAGGGCCCTGAGCCGGCTGTGCCCGGGAAGCAACCCGGAAGAGGCCACGCTCACGCCGCTCAGGGCGGGCCTCCGCTGGGTCAGGGCTGCCAGGGCCAACCCCAGGAGGAAGCGCTTGTGAGCCACAGCAAGGGGCACAAATCGTCCCGCTGGGCTTCCGCGCAGAAATTGCCTCCTGTCCAGGAAAGCCAGTCAGAGAGGCTGCAGGTGGCCGGCGCTGATTCCGCGGGGCCGAAAACGGTGCCCAGCCATGCCTTGTCAGAGCTCTGGGACCCCTCAGCGGCCTGGATGCAGGCCAACTACGATCTACTTTCCGCTTTTGAGGCCATGACCTCCCAGGAAAAGCCAGAAGCACTCTCCGCACCAACGTTCCAGGAGGAAGCCGCCTTCACTGGACACAGAGTGAATGCAAAGATGCAGGTGTACTCGGGCTCCAGGCCTGCCTGCCAGCCCCAGGTGCTGACGCTGCGCCAGCAGTGCATTCGGGGGCTTAGACACAATCCGGACGCCCTCGGCGACGTGGGAGGGGTCCCCTACTCGGTTCTTGAACCCCTTCCGGAAGGGTGGACGCCTGATCAGCTGTATCGCAGAGAGAAATACAATCACGCACTCGCTGGGGACACAGATGAATTATGGAGGATTCATTGTCTCCAGGACTTCAAGGAAGAAAAGCCACAGGAGCACGAGTCTTGGCGGGAGCTGTATCTGCGGCTTCGGGACTCCCGAGAGCAGCGGCTGCGAGCAGTCACCACGAAAATCCGATCTGCACTTGAAAACAAACCCATCCGCCGACAGACAAAGATGATCTGTTTCAACTCTGGGGCCAAGACGCCTTATGATGCTTCAAGGAGGCAAGAGAAGTCTGCAGGAGCCGCTGACCCCGAAGAGGGAGAGATCAAGCCAGCCCCCAAAGCCGCGGGCAGCAGCCACGTTCCCTCCAGCCGGGGCAGCGTGGGCGGTGGCGATAGGGGCGGTGGCGGCCTGGTGGGCGGCGGGGACGGCGGCCACGgcggcagcagtggcagcagcagcacgagcagcagcagcagcagcagcagcagcagcagcagcagcacgagcagcagcagcacgagcagcagcagcagcagcagcagcagcgtccTTCACCGGCTCCCTGAGAAGAGGGCCAACCCCTGCCTGAGCAGCAGCAATGAGCGCCCGGCGCCCGCCGCCAAAACCCGGAAACCGGCTGCCAAGAAAGTGGCCCCGCTGATGGCCAAGGCAATTCGAGACTACAAGAGGAGATTCTCCCGAAGATAAACTCAGGACTTGCCTTAGGGTTAAAATCTGGGGGGAGGAGGAACAATGCAAAGTCAATGCGGGTTGGGGAAAGAAACTTCCAGTGGACACCAGAACCTTTGGCTTGGTGCAAAGTTGAGCCTCTGCATTCTGCAGGTGTCAAGTGCTGGCCCTGTGATTTTGCCTCCCACACCCAGCCACTGCCTCCCTGCTTGGAGGCCACCTCAGAATTCAGAAGATGGGAACGCATTCGGGTCAACTCTACTTTGGCTGTTCACtgatcgttttttgttttttgttgttttgagacggagtctcgctctgtcgcccaggctggagtacagtggtgccgtctcagctcactgcaagctctgcctcccgggttcacgccattcccctgcctcagcctccctgtagctgggactacaggcgtgcaccaccacgccccgcgaagtttttgtattttttagtagagacggggtttcaccgtgtgagccaggatggtctcgatctcctgacctcgtgatccgcccgcctcggcctcccaaggtgctgggattacaggcgtgagccagcgcgcccggccactgatctttttctaattaaCGACCTAGTTGCAATCATAAACTAGGTACCACATGTGAGATTtccgtttttcctttcttttgaaatcaGCGAGTACATGAGGACTTCTTAGACACAAACTCTCAATCTGTTAGTTGGCACTGATAACTGCCACTCCATAAAATGTTTTGTGGTTgtcgttgctgttgttttgttttaaagaaacggCCGGGCATGATCCTGTAATCGTGAGCCAtcctcctttgggaggccgaggagggcagatggcttgagcccacagggtggagaccagcctgggccaaatggagaaaccccgtctccacaaatgATACcacaattagcctggcgtggtggcacggccCCTGTGGTcctctggtcccagcttcttaaaggactgaggtggcaggattgacTGAGCTGGGCGagcggaggttgccgtgacctttcctcattccactgcactccagcctgggtgacagaaccagagcACGTCTCAAAGAAAACcgctatttctttgaagaaaggaACTATCGGATTTCATGAATAAATGCTAATAACTGGTACGATGGCGAAGTCAAAATAGTTTCACTAAGCACCGCATACAATCATTCCCAATCTTTTCACCCAGAGCCCCTATGAAAGGTTGGCGACACCTTAACCAGCTTATTGAGGTTCTGAATCAAGAAGTCTAAAGCTGCCAATCAGACTTTCTAATTACCATGAGATGACCAGGTTAACAACCTCGAGTTCACCTCATAGGAGCTTCTGCAAGCTTCGGGGAAGGTTTGCATTCCAACTCAGGGCATTTCTTGGCCTCACGCGGGCTGGTAATCACAGGTCCGCGTGCCAGATATGACACACGCgagcgcacacacacgcacacacgcccccccccacacacacacacagacccccttGCGTATATCTCATTCTTATGGGTGTACCAATAGTGAGgggcagagagaaagacacaaagaCCTAAGCCGCAAGGCAAAACCGAGCAAGGGCAGTCCAAGAGATCAAAGTCCTGTGCCCTGGGCTGTCAGCAGAATGGGTGCTGGGAAGCTAGCTTCTGGAAGCAGGCACCTGAGTGGATGCAGGTGCAAGTGAGAAGAGGCCTTCAAGCCTGAAGGACACGTATGGAGACAGGACAGGGAGCCACAGAGACACTGCCcttaaggaagacagaaaagcattCGTTCCGGGGAAGGGGACATGATCCAATCAGCGACGGTGTAAAACTCAGACAAGTCCGGGCacggtgacccacgcctgtaatcccatcgctttgggaggtcggggccagcgggtcacctgaggtcaggagttggagaccagcctgaccaatatgaggaaatcccgtctctactaaaaataccaaacgcGCTCAGGCTTGccggcgagcgcctgtaatcccagctact
This is a stretch of genomic DNA from Macaca nemestrina isolate mMacNem1 chromosome 19, mMacNem.hap1, whole genome shotgun sequence. It encodes these proteins:
- the LOC139360142 gene encoding elongin-A3-like, which codes for MAAGSTTLHAVEKLQVRLATKTDPKKLEKYLQKLSALPMTADILAETGIRKTVKRLRKHQHVGDFARDLAARWKKLVLVDPNTGPDAQDPEESASRKRYGEALQDQEKAWGFPENGTVPRSPPDSPEHRRTAHRTPPGLRRPHRRSPSREHRAQRKRPRRAPADSGPHRAPPLHTAPLPTPEGPEPAVPGKQPGRGHAHAAQGGPPLGQGCQGQPQEEALVSHSKGHKSSRWASAQKLPPVQESQSERLQVAGADSAGPKTVPSHALSELWDPSAAWMQANYDLLSAFEAMTSQEKPEALSAPTFQEEAAFTGHRVNAKMQVYSGSRPACQPQVLTLRQQCIRGLRHNPDALGDVGGVPYSVLEPLPEGWTPDQLYRREKYNHALAGDTDELWRIHCLQDFKEEKPQEHESWRELYLRLRDSREQRLRAVTTKIRSALENKPIRRQTKMICFNSGAKTPYDASRRQEKSAGAADPEEGEIKPAPKAAGSSHVPSSRGSVGGGDRGGGGLRANPCLSSSNERPAPAAKTRKPAAKKVAPLMAKAIRDYKRRFSRR